DNA from Oncorhynchus masou masou isolate Uvic2021 chromosome 5, UVic_Omas_1.1, whole genome shotgun sequence:
tggcaccctattccctaaacagtgtactacttttaaccagggcacatagggtgccatttgggacacatccagtGTAACAGAATATCACCATGGCATTATATTACTGCCCAAATGTATAAGGACATCGTTTGAAGAGAGGAGGCTGCAGTAATGTTGAGATGCCAGTAGGAGGAGCTCTTGTCTAGAACACTGGAACCTTCAGTAGCACTATGATGCAGCTGATGAGGGGTGATGGGATTTAGTCACATTTTGCCTGTTTTAAAAATGTAGGTCCACTGCTCAACATAAGACATATAACTGTGCTGACCTTTGTCCATTTTCAATTTACACTGAAATGCTTCCTATTCACAAGAGACCTCACCATACATAGAATAATGCAGtcctaaacatttacatttaagtcatttagcagacgctcttatccagagcgacttacaaattggtgaattcaccttctgacatccagtcaAAGtatagccgtgtgtgtgtgtgtgtgtgtgtgtgtgtgtgtgtgtgtgtgtgtgtgtgtgtgtgtgtgtgtgtgtgtgtggttttgctATCCTTGTGTGGACCAGAAGTCCTGACAAGGACTGTAAAACAAAGTTGGACAGGTGGGTGCATTTCACAGGTCCCCACAAGTAACAAGGCTATTTTTGGTCGAGATTTGGAATAAGAGTTAGGTttattggttaaggttaggattaagatTAGGGTTAGTGGTTCGGTAAAACATATTACTGTCCTGGACTGTTTTggtccaggacagaaacacaacatGTTGTCTGTGATtgtcattagtttactccaattagaggaggggtgtcacgccttggtcttagtattttgtgttttagttaattagttggtcaggccagggtgtgacatgggtttatgttattgtgttgtcgtattggggtttttgtaggcattgggattgtggttgattaggggtgtgtttagtttaggtttggctgcctgaggcggttctcaatcagagtcaggtgattcttgttgtctctgatggggaaccgtatttaggtagcctgggtttcactgtgtatttcgtgggtgattgttcctgtctctgtgtagtttcaccagatatgctgtacttaggtttcacgttccgttttgttgttttgtatttgtctcagtattttcatgtaatcgtcatttgtttcattaaaatacatgagtaaccaacacgctgcatttcggtccgactctctttcgacaaacgaagaacgccgttacagaatcacccaccacacacggaccgagcagcgtgttaacaggcagcgacagcaggagcagcgaagggaggtcgttatggacagcagaagcatggagtatacgacgtgagaggaaatagacaggtgggcggtcgacccagagagagtgccggagcccgcctgggattcgctggagcagtgcgaagagggctataggagaagggagttggagaggcaatcacgacggTGCAGAGGAAAGCCTGTGAGTcagggggctcagagggagagtggctgagtcaggagatagacttgagccaactctccctgtttatcgtgaggagccaaggaggagaccagaaccggtgttggaggtgagcgaagcagagactgtgaaggagttaatggggaaattggaggagagagtaatgacggagttgctagtttggtgctttaggtataagattcgtccgacggagcgtgtcggggatttaattgcacctgggtcagcgctccatactagtcctgaggtgcgtgttagtcagctggtgaaaaatgtgccagcctaacgcactaggcctcctgtgtacctacctagccttgcacgtcctgtgccagtcctgctctcaggctctccagtacaccttcacggtccaatccatcctgtgccaccttcacacaccagtcctccgatggtagctccccgcaccaggcttcctgtgcgtgtcttcggtcctgtaccaccagttccagtaccacgcaccaggccttcagtgcgcctcgcctgttcagcgcagccagcgcttccctctctcctgcgctgtcggagtctcccgcctattcagcgcttttagagccttcctcctctacagcgctgctggagtctcctgtctgttcagcgctatcagagcctttctcctctcctgcgctccCGGAGTCtaccgcctgttcagcgcttctaaagccttcctcctctacagcgctgccggagcctcctgcctgttcggagcagcctgagctgccagtctgcaaggagctgccagtctgcaaggagcggccagagctgtcagtctgcatggagcggccagagctgtcagtctgcttggagcagccagagctgccagtctgcatggagctgccagtctgcatggagctgccagtctgcatggagttgccagtctgcaaggagttgccagtctgcaaggagctgccagtctgcaaggagctgccagtctgcatggagctgccagtctgcatggagctgccagtctgcatggagctgccagtctgcaaggagctgccagtctgcatggagctgccagtctgcttggagcagccagagctgccagtctgcatggagcagccagagctgccagtctgcatggagcggccagagctgtcagtctgcttggagcagccagagctgccagtctgcatggagctgccagtctgcatggagctgccagtctgcaaggagctgccagtcggcaaggagctgccaaagctgttattctgcatggaacagtcagagctgtcagtctgcaagaagccgccagagctgtcaatctgcatgaagcagcaagagccgccagtcagcatggagaagccagagctgtcagtcagcatgaagcagccagagccgtcagtctgccaggatccgccagtcagccagactcttccagatctgccagtcaaccagactcttccagatcttccagtcagccagactcttccagatccgccagtcagccagactcttccagatccgccagtcagccagactcttccagatccgccagtcagccagactcttccagatccgccagtcagccagactcttccagatccgccagtcagccagactcttccagatccgccagtcagccagactcttccagatccgccagtcagccagactcttccagatccgccagtcagccaggatctgccagaactgccagccagccaggatctgccggattcaactgcctggctgggcttcctctcagtgctgggcttcctttcagtgctgggcttcctctcagtgctgggcttcctctgtcccgagctgcccctctgtcccgagctgcccctctgtcccgagctgcccctctgtcccgagctgcccctctgtcccgagctgcccttctgtctcgagctgcccctcagtccagtggggttctgggtgaggactactaggccatggtcggcggcgagggtggattatcccaggacgcgtaggggaggaactatgacattaatggagtggggtccacatcccgagccggaaccgccaccatggacagacgcccacccggaccctccctatggttttgaggtgcgtccgggagtccgcaccttaggggggggggtgggttctgtcacgccttggtcttagtattttgtgttttagttaattagttggtcaggccagggtgtgacatgggtttatgttattgtgttgtcgtattggggtttttgtaggcattgggattgtggttgattaggggtgtgtttagtttaggtttggctgcctgaggcggttctcaatcagagtcaggtgattcttgttgtctctgatggggaaccgtatttaggtagcctgggtttcactgtgtatttcgtgggtgattgttcctgtctctgtgtagtttcaccagatatgctgtacttaggtttcacgttcccttttgttgttttgtatttgtctcagtattttcatgtaatcgtcatttgtttcattaaaatacatgagtaaccaacacgctgcatttcggtccgactctctttcgacaaacgaagaacgccgttacaagggGAGGTAGGCTTAGGGGAAAATAATTAAGATTCAGattgtttaatagtcacatgcacAGGTTTGCAGGTGcaattgcagggtacagtgatAATCTTAGGCTTGGAGCTCCAATATGCAGGACTAGTGAAATAAAATGTTGAAAAATAGTAATGAAAACAATAGAAGTAGAACTAGCACTATATAGATAATAACTCTGGCAGTGATGAATAATGACCattggggtggaggcagagtaaagactgtagAGGGGGTGAGGTGAaatgaccatagggggagcagcagcatgatcattgagtggaaaatatatttacaaaaaatatataaaaacttAACATGTCTAAATATTTCTATGAATCAAgaatcaacaactgagacataaactgaccaagttccacagacatgtgactaactgtcacgccttggtcttagtattttgtgttttagtttattagttagtcagaccagggtgtgacatggggttattatgtattgtattttcgtattggggtttgtagtgtttgggattgtagctgattaggggtgtgtgtgtgttgaataggttggctgcctgaggcggttctcaatcagagtcaggtgattctcgttgtcgctgattgggaaccgtatttaggtagcctgatttcgctttgcatttcgtgggtgattgttcctgtctctgtgttagtttcaccagtcaggctgtaataggttttcgttctgtttgttgtttttgtatttattagttattcgtgtatagttcgttcgtttgtcttcactaaataaacatgagtaacttacacgctgcatttcggtccgactctctttcaactaaagaagaacgccgttacactaacAGAAagggaataatgtgtccctgaacaaacgggggtcaaaatcaaaagtaacagtcagtatctggtgtggccaccagctgcattaagtactgcagtgcatctcctccacatggactgcaccagattggcCAGATGATGCTGTAAGATGTTACCTCTCActttcaccaaggcacctgcaagttcccagacatttctgggtggaatggccctagccctcaccctccaaacCAACAGGTCCCCGACGTGCTCATTGGGATTgggatccgggctcttcgctggccatggcagaacactgacattcctgtcttgcagtaaatcacacaaaaaaagagcagtatggctggtggcatagTCATGCTTGAGGGTCATATCAGgacgagcctgcaggaagggtaccacatgagggaggaggatgtcttccctgaaacgcacagcgttgagattgcctgcaatgacaacaagctcagtccaatgatgctgtgacacacctccccagaccatgacggaccctccacctccaaatcgatcccgctccagagtacaggcctcggtgtaacgctcattcctttgacgatgaACGCGAATGCGACCATCAACCCTGTTGATACAAAACCGttacttgtcagtgaagagctctttttgccagtcctgtttggtccagcgacggtgggtttgtgcccataggcgacgttgttgctggtgatgtctggtgaggacctgccttacaacaggcctacaagccctcagtccagcctctctcagcctcttgcggacagtctgagcactgatggagtgattgttcattcctggtgtaactcgggcagttgttgttgccatcctttatctgtcctgcaggtgtgatgttcggttgtaccgatcctgtgcaggtgttgttacacgtggtctgccactgcgaggatgatcagctgtccatcctgtcttcctgtagcgctgtcttaggcgtctcacagtacggacattgcaatttactgccctggccacatctgcagtcctcatgcctccttgcagcatgcctaaggcacgttcacaaggatgagcagggaccctgggcacatctgcagtcctcatgcctccttgcagcatgcctaaggcacgttcacaaggatgagcagggaccctgggcatctttcttttggtgtttttcagagtcactAGAAATGCCTCtttcgtgtcctaagttttcataactgtgactttaATTGCCGATAGTATGTAagatgttagtgtcttaacgaacgTTCCGCAGGTGCATGTTgattaattgtttatgggtcattgaacaagcataggaaacagtgtttaaaccctttacaatgtagatctgtgaagttatttgcatTTTTACAAACTATCTttcaaagacagggtcctgaaaaagggacttttcttttttgctgagttgataTGACATATatgatgtatactgtatatatattaatatatatgaaatataatgtgtatatatatatatattaatatatatgaaatataatgtgtatatatatatatatttaaatttgatatatattgtatatatttacaaaaattaTAAATAGGGAATTTGAAAGattcagacaattacattgattgaagccacaatctatctgcaatattgaaGATGAGCTACCAACCTtaaaaataagtgtgtgtgtcacttgCTGTTTATCCTCACAGCTTGGTGATAACAgttatcattcaacctggtggtcagtctttaggcttctgtacagcttggtgatagcagttatcattgaacctggtggtcagtctttaggctgctgtacagcttggtgatagcagctatcattcaacctggtggtcagtctttatgctgctgtacagcttggtgatggcagctatcattcaacctggtggtcagtctttaggctgctgtacagcttgacgGACCGTAAAAGATGGAACATTTTTCCTCCTATATTTGTGGTTCTGAGACTAAAACAGCTTCAGAACGATCAATGTAGAAATATGTTTACAGAAAAACAGATCTGTTCGATAAGcgattattgttgttgttgttgacgatGATGACTTTATTGTATCCATTAGGACATTGTTTTGCATCAAACATCATGTCATCTTAAATAGACAGATGTAGACAGACAtgcaacacatcacacacattacATACAGACAGTATTCACATAGACAACCATgtagcacaacacaacacaatatgagCCTGGTTCATTTTCAGTAATGAGGCCCTGGACCCCATTTACAGTTTCTACTTCATTGTATCAGGTGGAGTTATTCACCAGCTATAGAgtgagttgttgtttatgtttctaagactgcagggtgggagatgcaacaatggccttgagaacagcaggaagtgtgttggtggtctttctctggtctgtgaCAGGTCTGGTCTCATTCATTATTTGATATGTTTGTCAATCTACAGGCATTTGTAAAATATTAAAATTACATTTGTGTTTTAttattctgttgtgttctgttagGCGTCTCCAGTTCACTTCAGTAGTTATATTTCACACCTCTCTTACCTTACCGAATGATGCGTATGTGTTTTCTCAACACACTCGACTCAACTCAGCAACTATGGCAACAAAGTATGGACAAAGCCTATACTGTTAGTGTGAGCCAATTGGCATTGGCTTAATGTAATACCCTTGTGTTCTGTGACTGTTCAGTTGTACTGGGGCAGACTGGCTGGAGTGTGACTTACACCACTCAGAGTATCTGTgccttgaaggggtcaacagtggagctgacctgctcttacacatatcccagAGGTCATAAAGTCACATCAACCTTCTGGTTCACTAAAATGGAGACTGGTATAGAACCTGAAGATATAGGTCAGAATGCAGGTCGTCTGGAGTATCATGGGGATAAGAAGAAACACTGTAACCTgagaatcacagacctgagagagagtgaCTCAGCTACGTACAAGTTCAGATTTATAACAGATCAGACAAGAGGGAAATATTATGGCGaacctggagtcactctgtctgtcacaggtacAGTTACATTCAATATAGTTAAACTGTTGAATTCCATTTTGTTCTGGAAAATTGTCTTGGTTTGTGTTTATGTCTGTATAACATAGGATTTCTTCCATCTTTGTATTAGAGTGATAAGTCAGTGATAAAGGGATTTACAGTGATATTGTTTTTTCTCCAGGTCTTCAGGTGAAGGTGACTGGTGGACATCAGGAtaagacactgacctgtatcaccacctgtactctgactgacaaccccacctacatctggtacaagaacggacacAAAGTAAAGGAGGACACTTCCAGCCTGGACTCAGACTCCTTTAGTGAtgcagacagttactcctgtgctgtaaaaggccatgAGGGTCTCCACTCTCCTGCAGTGTGTAAGTGTGGACTTTTTATACACATTTCATATGAATACAATGTTGTTTCAGGTTGTGAGACTAATGTCCATAAATCCTTGAAATGTTCATCTTCAACAAGAGGGAAAATCtaaaagttattttgtggaaAAGTACAATTGTGGAACATGTATGTAATATTTACAACTGACCTAATTTGTTCTCTTTTTAAATCCACTGTCTTTTACATCAGATGGACCAAGGAACacctcagtgtcagtcagtccctctggtgacatagtggagggcagttcagtgactctgacctgcagcagtgatgccaaccCTCCTGTCCAGAGTTACACCTGGTTGTACAGGAAGAATGGAGGTCACTATCAGAGTATCTCCAATCAGAACACAGTACCACATCATGTCTTCAATCAAATCAAGTCATCTGACACTGGAGAGTACGACTGTGAGGCCTGGAATGGGATGAAGACAGGGAGGGCTGAGACTATCAACATCGATGTGAAATTTGAGTAAAATACAGCTCAGTATTGGAATGCTAACGTTGCAAAAACATAGTAATTTAAAAAAGTAGTCCATAGCATCTCCAAATGTGTTATTGTTGATGTTTTGTGTGTCTAGTTCTAGATAGTTCTCAGAGGATTTCATTTTGACATGACATGTGATGTGAAgttgtaatataatataactacTGTTTTAATGCTCTGACAAATTTTATTTTACCAGATGGCTCAAGGAACacctcagtgtcagtcagtccctctggtgaaatagtggagggcagttcagtgactctgacctgcagcagtgatgccaaccCACCTGTGGACAAATACACCTGGTACAAGAAGAACGTAGCCTCACCAAAAGCATCAGGACAGAGTTACAGCATCACTAACATCATctctgaggacagaggagaatattACTGTGAGGCAGAGAATACAATAGCATCTAATAACTCTACAGCTCTGATGATTAGTGTAGCAGGTAAAGTTACATCTTCAACACAAAGCTACATGTTTCAATCTAATCTCACTATACTTTGGATTATTACACCTTAGTTTATAACTATATTATTATATTTAGAACTATAACTATAAatttataactataactatattgGGTTATAAGATTCCTTTAACAAGTATTGGAGTAATGTCCTGTATTTAAGTATATTTTTAGTATATTATATCATGCAATGTACTCATATCATCTGTATTATATTATAGGGAAACAAACTTCAGTTCTGACTGCAGCTGTAGGAATCATAGTGGTTGTTCTGGttctcatcctctgtctctctggactcaTGTGGTTCAGGTGAGTGAAAATGCACATTTTCATGTTGTTCATTATTTAAACGTAGcagtctgttttttttgttaacttcattaattaattaattaatgtgCAAAACAGGAAGAAGGCCTCCAAATCCACCTCTGACACAAGAGACAAAGCAGACGTTggacaggtgagtctgttggaatcagaaGATGACTGTGTATTCTTTGTGGAACATTTTCTTCCTCATgttgtctgtcctctcttcccaTCAGCGAGACTCTAGTCCAGTGTATGACAACGTCTCAAACATGGCCATGAGCCCTCCAGACAACCCCACAGACAACCAGGATGACATTCACTACGCCAGCGTCCACTTCTCTCACTCCAAAAACCAGGAagtgcctctgtactccaccatCCAGCTGCTTCAACCCCAGAAAGAGGAAGAAGATGTCCAGTACTCTGCTCTGAAGATCAACAGCTCCACTGCTGACACCTGGTGAGCATATTCTGCATGAACGTCATTCATATGCTGCTGCTTATTGTAGGAGATGTCATCAATATGCAAAACAGTTGACCCCTAGTGACCACTAGTGATGTCATTTCCTAACACTTGTCTATTCCCCAAAATACCAACCCAACAATGGACATCTCAATACAATTACATGTCTATAATGTGGTAGTGATTTGATGATGGTTTTAAGGAAATGTTCTCTGTGTTACAAATGGCTGCCTATTCCTTATTTAGTGAGCCCCACAGGCCcttgtcaaagtagtgcactttaagaGGTATAGGGTGccaccatttgggacgcagactttGTTTCATTTCTGTTTCTCTGCTTCAGACCGGCAGCAACACAAGCATCTGAGGAGAACCCATCTGTTCTCTACAGCACagtcaacaaacccagaaccatgAAGACCGGAACATTACAGAACCAAGAAAACCTGAACAGAACTAACCCCGAACCAAAAAGACCTGAACagaacaaacccagaaccaagaagacctgaacacaaccaaaccagaaccaagaagacctgaacattACAAACACAGAACCAAGAAGACCCGAACAttacaaacccagaaccaagaaaaCCTGAACAGAACTAACCcggaaccaagaagacctgaacagaACTAACctagaaccaagaagacctgaacagaACTAACCCAGAACCAAGAAAACCTGAACAGAACTAACCcggaaccaagaagacctgaacagaACTAACctagaaccaagaagacctgaacagaACTAACCCAGCACCAAGAAAACCTGAACAGAACTAACCCAGAACCAAGAAAACCTGAACAGAACTAACctagaaccaagaagacctgaacagaACTAACCCAGAACCAAGAAAACCTGAACAGAACTAACCCAGAACCAAGAAAACCTGAACACAACAAGTTTAACAAAAACCTTGTATATCTGGACCTGTATATAATAACTAAGTGGTATAATAAGCAATAAGgtcagagggggtgtggtatattggcctatatactgtaccacggctaaggactgttcttaagcacgacacaacgcagagttcctggatacagcccttagctgtggtatattggcctatatactgtaccacggctaaggactgttcttgagcacgacacaacgcagagttcctgtatacagcccttagctgtggtatattggcctatatactgtaccatggctaaggactgttcttaagcacgacacaacgcagagttcctggatacagcccttagctgtggtatattggcctatatactgtaccacggctaaggactgttcttaagcacgacacaacgcagagttcctggatacagccgttagctgtggtatattggcctatatactgtaccacggctaaggactgttcttaagcacgacacaacgcagagttcctggatacagccgttagctgtggtatattggcctatatactgtaccacggctaaggactgttcttaagcacgacacaacgcagagttcctggatacagcccttagctgtggtatattggcctatatactgtaccacagctaaggactgttcttaagcacgacacaacgcagagttcctggatacagcccaaagctgtggtatattggcctatatactgtaccacggctaaggactgttct
Protein-coding regions in this window:
- the LOC135532072 gene encoding carcinoembryonic antigen-related cell adhesion molecule 1-like; this encodes MALRTAGSVLVVFLWSVTVVLGQTGWSVTYTTQSICALKGSTVELTCSYTYPRGHKVTSTFWFTKMETGIEPEDIGQNAGRLEYHGDKKKHCNLRITDLRESDSATYKFRFITDQTRGKYYGEPGVTLSVTGLQVKVTGGHQDKTLTCITTCTLTDNPTYIWYKNGHKVKEDTSSLDSDSFSDADSYSCAVKGHEGLHSPAVYGPRNTSVSVSPSGDIVEGSSVTLTCSSDANPPVQSYTWLYRKNGGHYQSISNQNTVPHHVFNQIKSSDTGEYDCEAWNGMKTGRAETINIDVKFEWLKEHLSVSQSLW